The Bos indicus isolate NIAB-ARS_2022 breed Sahiwal x Tharparkar chromosome X, NIAB-ARS_B.indTharparkar_mat_pri_1.0, whole genome shotgun sequence genome has a window encoding:
- the LOC139181482 gene encoding melanoma-associated antigen 10-like, giving the protein MEGEVSQRNPPLPSALVSCAGRHEPVAAYADFFIRVSEKPAPALCCPVVSCTGRHEPVAAYADFFIRVSEEPAPAICCREPGQDEPVTACADFLIRVLESGVTCALVSCVGRHEPVAAYADFFIRVSEKPAPALCCEKVLRGPGLGSVPAAFPPTRSRRDWESRLTSRSPVGEWRILTGVKGLQELGGESPGLKLVSTGHRSEEVQAARGVKLRPVDPVLHCLSVLLLSEVIMPPPPKRLCYMKCWSCMLMENFQSQREKWGLRSAEVPECEEEREHTSSSSSSSSSSSSSSSSSSSSSSSSSTSSSSSSSSSSTSSSSSSSSSSSSSSSSSSSSSSSSSSSSSSSSSSSSSSSSSSSSSSSSSPHPTSSSCFVTQGTIIEVPGTAGTPSPSQASQRVWTLPTALATTPSIISDQESGSTKRKRPSTSQAQPDGGYLLRDAIDDKVGDLLKFLLLRYHRKEVATKAEMLSVIKDYQDLFPMILSQATYCMTLVFGIDVKALDPTGLVYVLVNTLGLTYNDSLRGDEESMPMAGLLVNTLSIIFIDGNCTSEEKIWEMLGIVGLYAGMNHSIYGDPRELLTQVWVQHGYLEYRQVPNSDPACYEFLWGPRTYAETTKMKVLEFLAKVHDTTPSAFPSLYEEALQSEKTGPQATVVARAKARARARARARARDGTCARTRVYSRATSNSFSCPN; this is encoded by the exons atggagggtgaggtgtcccagagaaacccacccctgccctcagctctggtAAGCTGCGCGGGGCGccatgagcccgtggcagcctatgctgacttcttcatccgggtctcagagaaacccgcccctgccctctgctgtc ctgtGGTAAGCTGCACGGGGCGccatgagcccgtggcagcctatgCTGACTTCTTCATCCGGGTCTCAGAGGAACCCGCCCCTGCCATCTGCTGTCGTGAGCCGGGGCAAGACGAGCCCGTGACAGCCTGTGCTGACTTCCTCATCCGGGTCTTAGAGAGCGGGGTGACCTGTG ctctggtAAGCTGCGTGGGGCGccatgagcccgtggcagcctatgctgacttcttcatccgggtctcagagaaacccgcccctgccctctgctgtg AGAAGGTTCTGAGAGGCCCTGGACTGGGAAGTGTACCGGCAGCATTTCCGCCCACCCGGTCCCGGCGAGACTGGGAATCTCGCCTCACTAGCAGGTCCCCGGTTGGCGAGTGGAGAATCCtaacaggagtcaag GGGCTCCAGGAACTAGGAGGTGAAAGCCCAGGTCTGAAGCTCGTGTCTACAGGTCACAGATCAGAGGAGGTCCAGGCAGCACGAGGAGTCAAGCTGAG GCCTGTGGATCCAGTTCTGCACTGTCTGTCTGTACTCTTGCTATCAGAAGTCATTATGCCTCCACCTCCAAAGCGTTTGTGTTACATGAAGTGTTGGTCCTGCATGCTTATGGAAAACTTTCAGTCCCAGAGGGAGAAATGGGGACTTCGGAGTGCAGAAGTTCCTGAATGTGAGGAGGAGAGGGAGcacacctcctcctcctcatcctcctcttcctcgtcctcctcttcctcctcctcatcctcctcctcctcttcctcatcttccacctcttcttcctcatcctcctcttcttcctccacctcttcttcttcctcctcctcttcctcctcctcctcttcttcctcttcctcctcttcttcctcttcctcctcttcttcctcttcctcctcttcttcctcttcctcctcttcttcctcttcctcctcttcttcttcttcctcctcctctccccaccccacctcctcctcctgtttTGTGACCCAAGGCACCATAATTGAGGTTCCTGGTACTGCTGGGACACCAAGTCCTTCTCAGGCTTCTCAGAGAGTTTGGACCTTACCCACTGCCCTAGCAACCACTCCATCAATCATATCAGATCAGGAATCTGGCAGTACAAAAAGAAAGAGGCCAAGCACTTCGCAGGCCCAGCCAGATGGTGGGTACTTGCTCAGAGATGCAATAGATGATAAGGTGGGGGATCTGTTGAAATTCCTGCTCCTCAGATATCACAGAAAGGAGGTGGCCACAAAGGCAGAAATGCTTAGCGTTATCAAAGATTACCAAGACCTCTTCCCTATGATCCTCAGCCAAGCCACTTACTGTATGACTCTGGTCTTTGGTATTGATGTGAAGGCGTTGGACCCCACAGGTCTCGTCTATGTCTTGGTCAACACCTTGGGTCTCACCTACAATGATTCATTGCGTGGTGATGAGGAGAGCATGCCCATGGCTGGCCTCCTTGTAAATACCTTGAGTATAATCTTCATAGATGGCAACTGTACCTCTGAGGAAAAGATCTGGGAAATGCTGGGTATCGTGGGGCTGTATGCTGGTATGAACCATTCCATCTATGGGGACCCCAGGGAGCTGCTGACCCAAGTGTGGGTGCAGCATGGGTACCTGGAATACCGGCAGGTGCCCAATAGTGATCCTGCCTGCTACGAGTTCCTGTGGGGTCCCCGGACGTATGCAGAGACCACTAAGATGAAAGTCTTAGAGTTTTTGGCCAAAGTCCATGATACCACCCCCAGTGCCTTTCCTAGCTTGTATGAAGAAGCTTTGCAAAGTGAAAAAACGGGACCCCAAGCCACAGTTGTAGCCAGGGCcaaggccagggccagggccagggccagggccagggccagggatGGGACTTGTGCCAGGACCAGGGTCTATTCCAGGGCCACATCCAACAGCTTCTCTTGCCCCAACTGA